TAGTATCGGTGTGTTTACTCGTCCCATAGGCGCAAAAATACAAAATAATACAAACTATTTATTCAGTAATACTTACCCGACAGTAAATTGTGCTTACGACCCCAACGACAAAACAGTTACACCATCGGGTATCGGTGAGCAAAACTATACCCTCATGGACGAGGAACTGTTTTACACCATCCGATTTCAAAACACCGGCAACGACACCGCTTTTTACGTGCGCATCACCGATGTGCTGTCCTCCCATTTAGACCACAACAGTTTCCGGATTATCAACAGCAGCCATGACATGCAAACCTACCGCTACTCAAATGGCTTGGTAGAATTTCATTTTCACGATATCATGCTGCCCGACAGCACAACCAACGAACCCGGCAGTCACGGCTTCGTGATGTTTGCTGTTAAACCTCTCCCCAGCTTATCCGATAACACCCCCGTAAACAACACCGCCGACATTTACTTTGACCAAAACCCGCCCATCATCACCAATACCACTCTGAATACGCTGGTTTACGAACTGCCTGCCTCGCCCCCTCTGCCCATAACGCTCACCCGATTCACCGGTACGGTTCAACCCCAAGACAACCTCCTCCAATGGACAACGGCAGCAGAGGTTAACAATGCCTACTTCACCCTCCAATACTCACCTAATGGCAACGAGTTTACTTCCCTCGCCCAAATAGCCGGAGCAGGCACCACTTCCACAGCAAAGAGCTACCAACATTCACACAGTAATCCCTTCCCGCTCACCTACTACCGCCTCCTCCAAACCGATTACGACGGAACCACAAGGCAGGCAGGAGAAGTCATCACCATGAACCGAACCCGACCCGCCGGAAGTTTTGCCCTAACCCATATCCTGCCCAACCCCACCAAGAACTCAGCCACAATAACCTACACCACCCCACAATCCCAACCCGTTACCCTAATCCTATACGACCTGACCGGAAGACTGCTGTTTGAAAAAAACCTACAGCCAACCTTTGGAACAAACAACTACGTTTTAGATATGCTGCCTTATCCGCAGGGTTTGTATGTGGTTACGTTCAACAACGGGGTTGAGGTGGTTTCTGGGAGGGTGGTGAAGGAGTAGGGGGCATATCTGCGGACTAATTTGAATTTTTAAAGCACTAAGTTGAA
This is a stretch of genomic DNA from Sphingobacteriales bacterium. It encodes these proteins:
- a CDS encoding T9SS type A sorting domain-containing protein, with translation MFTRPIGAKIQNNTNYLFSNTYPTVNCAYDPNDKTVTPSGIGEQNYTLMDEELFYTIRFQNTGNDTAFYVRITDVLSSHLDHNSFRIINSSHDMQTYRYSNGLVEFHFHDIMLPDSTTNEPGSHGFVMFAVKPLPSLSDNTPVNNTADIYFDQNPPIITNTTLNTLVYELPASPPLPITLTRFTGTVQPQDNLLQWTTAAEVNNAYFTLQYSPNGNEFTSLAQIAGAGTTSTAKSYQHSHSNPFPLTYYRLLQTDYDGTTRQAGEVITMNRTRPAGSFALTHILPNPTKNSATITYTTPQSQPVTLILYDLTGRLLFEKNLQPTFGTNNYVLDMLPYPQGLYVVTFNNGVEVVSGRVVKE